A stretch of DNA from Tribolium castaneum strain GA2 chromosome 7, icTriCast1.1, whole genome shotgun sequence:
GAGAGTTTTTCATCTAATTAATTCGTTAAGAGGCCGAGTTACCGATTTTAATAGATTTCGACCGGTTCTTGTCACTTCCATTAAACTTTAACCATGTTGTTTCCTTATACTAAACCGACACATTACATATTTATGACAagattaatttgaaatttttattaataagatGCCAGTTTTGCAGCTGCGACAAATAACGCGACATGgatgaattataaaaaaattaaacatgaaatgacactttttttcagagaatctaataatgttatcagcgatttttctCAACCAAATAGGagtcatagttggctatgacattttcgaaaagcttacttttttctgatttgatatgtgTTAAGATACAATTCAGCACGCTATACAACCAATTATACGGTTAGAGTTAGTGACTTTTTGTTAAGTTGGTAATAATGTAAGTAAGAAAATGGCGTGTACAAGAAGCAAGTAGTTTTAAGTTGAATAAATccgtttttgcttaaatcacTTTATATATCTTCCATCGTTCCACGAACCCTAACAGGTTATGGGCCCAGGTTATGCTGGAATGTGTATATAAAGGAATTTGGTCGTATTGTTCGGTTTGTTAAAAAGTGTTACTAAAAACGTTCGGTGCACGTGTAACGACAAACGGAAGAACAATGGAAAATACAACAATCGAAAAGTTAGGAATCACCCAGTTCAATGGAAAGGATTACGATCACTGGAAATTCAGGATGGAAATTATTCTTGATCATCATGATGTGAAACGGTGTATTGAAGAAGAAAACGCAACTCCTGATGACGCCTTCCTAAAGATGGACAAGAAGTGTAAATCGTTAATAATCCAATGTATTGCAAATTCGCATCTGCAGTATGTAAAAGATAAGACAACGGCCTACCAAATGTGGATAAGTCTGGAGGCTGGGTTTCAACGAAAGGGCATCACGAGCCAACTATTTCTACGAAAGAAGTTGCTGACAATGAAATTATCGTCAAATGACACCATGGAGAAGCATTTCTTAAAATTCGAAGAAACGATTAGGGAACTCAAGTCGGTTGGTGCAAAATTGGAAGAAATGGATGTGGTGTGTCATCTATTACTGACCTTACCCAAGAGTTTTGACCCTCTTGTAACAGCGCTGGAAACAATGGAGCCTTCTAAATTGACACTAGACTTTGTCAAAGGAAAATTGCTGGATTGTGAgttaaaacggaaaaatcagTGTAGTGAAATTGAAGTGCCAAGTTCATCTGCATTCAACAGCAGGAAGTTCAACAAGCAACAGTCTGTTTGGAACAAAAAAGTGTTTCCGTTTACGTGTCACAATTGTGGGAAGAAAGGCCATAAAAGAGCTGACTGCCATTTATTAAAGCAAGCAAATCAAACCTCGTCGGAACATGTCGCCTTCGTTTCGTATTCAGGAAATGCACAAGACGAAACCGtgtgtaaaaaaatgaagtgGTACGTGGACTCTGGAGCGACTGATCACATGGTAAACAGCAAGGAACATCTGACGAACGTGCGTAAGTTAGAAAGTCCAGTAAAAATTTGTGTGGCAAAAGACAATGTAAAACTTTTGGCTACTGAAATTGGTGATGTTAATGCGGTCTTACGTGTGAATAATACGGTGACTAGGGCtactattaaaaatgttttgtatgttaaaaatttaaagcacaATTTACTGTCTGTCCAAAAGATAGAGTTAGCAAGTTTGAACGTGTCATTTGAACATGGAAAGGTTGTAATTAAAAGGAATTCGAAAGTACTTGCAGAAGGTAAAAGAATAGATAACTTGTACGAAATTTGTTTTGAGgttgaaaataaatgtaaGGTGGTTTGCTCAAATGTATGTGAAGTTAGTGCCTCTTTAAAGTTATGGCATAGAAGGTTAGGTcatttaagtaataaaaatctcGTAACCTTAAGTAAAAACAACATGGTTTCTGGCTTAAATATAAGAAACAGTAATTGTAATGAAAGTCAAATTTGtgaagtttgtgttaaaagtaaaattacgaaattgccCTTTGGTAAAAGGTCTGACAACAAAACGACACGTGTTTTGGAATTAATTCATTCAGACTTGTGCGGACCTATAACTCCAGAAACACATGATGGTAAACGTTATTTTCTAACCTTTCTTGATGATTATACTCATTTTTGTGTTGTGTAtctattaaaaagtaaaagtgaagtttttgaatattttaaatgttttgaaTCAATGGTTTCAGCCATGTTCGGtacaaaaatagctacttTGAAATGTGATAATGGTAGGGAATATCTTCCGAATGATCTGGTAAGTTTTTGCAAAGGAAAGGGTATCATAATTAAGACCACAATACCATATACGCCAGAGCAAAACGGGAAAGCCGAAAGATTAAATAGAACATTGCTTGAAAAAGCTAGAGCTATGATACTGGAATCTGAACTCTCGAAGGACTTATGGGGTGAAGCCATATTATGTGCTGCTTATGTAACAAATAGGTGTCCCACATCTTGTTTGGAAAACGTTACTCCGTCTGAAATGTTCTATGGAAGGAAaccaaatttgaataatttaagaGTATTCGGATCCGTGGCATACAGTCACATACCGAAACAGAAAATGAAAGGCAAATTTGATAGAAAATGTGATGTCTGCATAATGATTGGGTATACACATAATGGATACAGATTATGGATACCGGAAACTAGAAAAGTTATTTGTGCCAGGAACGTCATTTTTGAtgagaataaaacaattacttctgtAAACAGCAAAAATGAACGCCATGTTTCAGAGACAGATAAAGAGATTATGACGTACACAGAACTTCAAAACGAAAGTGAAGGAAATGTTGaagaaaataaagcaattgCAGAAGATGAAGAACACAAAATTAATGAAGATGAAGAAAGTGACGAAGACAAGGAACCAGACGAAACTCAAACCGAAGGACTAAGAAAAAGtaacagaaagaaaaaacgTCCGGCTCATTTTTCTGACTACGAACTGGAACACTTTGCATTAAGTGTAGAATCATTTATTGATGAAGTTCCTGAAAGTTATGAAGAAGCAAGATCCAGAACTGATTATCATGATTGGGAGAAGGCTATTGCTGAAGAATTAAATGCACTTAATCGTAACGGAACATGGACTTTGGTtgagaaaccaaaaaatgctAAACTAATAGGAAATAAATGggtttttagattaaaaaggAATCAGAATGGAGATATTGTTAGACACAAAGCTAGACTTGTTGCTAAGGGCTTTATGCAGAGGGAAGGATTCGACTATGAAGAAACTTATGCTCCTGTGGCTAAGCTCACTACTGTCAGAACTTTGATATCGATAATAAACCACAAAAATCTGCATGCACAACAAATGGATGTAAAATCAGCATTTTTACACGGAAAAGTTAAGGAAGATATCTTCATGTCAGTTCCTGAAGGTCTAGAAGCAGAAGACAATGTTGTGTGTAAATTGAACAAAGCACTTTATGGTCttaaacaagcttcattttgttGGAATAATAGGTTTAATGACTTTGcagaagaaaataatttgataagaTCAAAGAACGATCTTTGTTTGTACTGCAAAAAAACTGATGAAACGGAATTATACTTATTAATTTACGTCGAtgatattattattgctaGTAACAACTTGGAAGAAATTCGGAACCTCAAGGAGAAGCTAATAAATGTGTTCGAAATGCAAGATTTAGGGTCTTTGCACTATTTTCTAGGTATAAAAATCCGATCTGAAAAGGAAGGAATGTATCtgagtcaaaaaaattacttacaaGGATTGCTAAAACGTTTTGGGATGGAAAACTGTAAAGGTACAGGGACTCCAATGAAAAAGGGATCACTATTAACAAAGGACAAAattgatgaagaaaatttgaaaaataaacctaTACGAGAATTAGTTGGGTGTCTAATGTATGTCATGTTGGCAAGCAGACCAGATTTAAGTGTCTCCGTTAACATGTGTAGTCGTTATCAAAGTACACCGACAGAAGAGCTGTGGCAAGCCCTAAAACGTATTTTAAGATACATCAAAGGCACGATAGACTATGAACTGTTTTATCCAAAGCAAGAATGCGAGCAACTTGTGGGCTATGCTGATGCGGATTGGGCGGGCGGCATTGATGACAGAAAATCTACAACAGGTTTTCTATTCAAAGTGTGTGGTGCAACAGTGTCCTGGTGTACCAGAAAACAGTCCGTTGTAGCAATTTCTTCTACTGAAGCGGAATATATAGCTCTTGCTGAGGCAGCTCGTGAAGGACTTTGGTTGCTACACCTGATAAAAGATTTTGGTTTTGATGATAccgctttcaaaatttttgaagataaTCAGTCATGTATTAGACTTGCAGATCATTCAGAACACAAAAGACTGAAACATATTGATGTTAAATATAACTTCATACGAGAACttgttcaaaataaaactattaaaattgAATATGTATGTACAACTGAACAAATTGCAGATATTTTGACCAAGTCTCTTGATAAATCTCAGTTTAATAAGTTGTCATTGAAACTAGGTTTGACAAATGTTAATGTAAATTAGAATTTTCTTGTTTCACtgatattgttttattaccgTAAAGTGTGCTTGAATTGAAGGGGAGTGTTAAGATACAATTCAGCACGCTATACAACCAATTATACGGTTAGAGTTAGTGACTTTTTGTTAAGTTGGTAATAATGTAAGTAAGAAAATGGCGTGTACAAGAAGCAAGTAGTTTTAAGTTGAATAAATccgtttttgcttaaatcacTTTATATATCTTCCATCGTTCCACGAACCCTAAcaatatgtctatttgtgtaatacgttaattttaaatatttaagaaaaaacaaaacatttcgctttttctttatagtaggccatgaaaaaattttggatttttaattaaaactatgaaaattgtattacccaacaagtatttataatttaatgattttttaaaccctaattaattcaaaaacagcataataaatttttataagatcaaatttttgcaattaataaaaattatttgtttttatatttaaaatggcaagctcaagttgtcattctattttccaattttaaacatgaaatgccggaagaagaaaaatcttattaattgtatgattgcgtatcaataaaattttattttacaaaaaaatgtcaatccaaacaccaaaatcaaattccatctgcggtaaaaaaatacacaacattatcaacgtcacctccattgcactaaatcataaaaaagtggcatcaagtggtagtgacacatcgtttgcaattttctgcacattttttatgtaattaaaatctgcgacgctcgtatatttgttcaattgaaaataactttaacttatttttataatttcacattttttactttaataaccgttcacaaaatttctagattattcacaccttttatgtgaaataatttttccatggccaactactttcaaatgttttaaaaatattttttaccaaaaatacataaaaatatcaaactatatttatattgttttgagttcagaaaaaaataagcttttcgaaaatgtcatagccaactatgattttcattaaaaaaaaataaatctttatgttattacagctaaacgaatgattcaaaaaaaaaggttGATAATATTAttgaattctctgtaaaaaagtgcctgtataatgtctttgtttcaaatgtgtatcttttataataaggaagatatgaattttttaatatttttccaaaaaaaagtttttgtaaattatttagaaattttgtgacatTTCCAAAAacataagtcaaaatttttccacATCCACAGAAATTAAAGCATTTTGAATAGAATTTTGGaactttctattttatttgagagaaaatcactaaatttctAACGCATTTCGAGAtcgtatttttgcaattttagttGAAAAACAACTCTAGATTCAGTGCAAATAATGCaatcttacaaatttttactttgttattaaaataaaaacagtaaattaaattgtgtGGTCAAGACATTAGAAGGTATGTatttgaagaagaaaaaaaaataagaagtgACGgttcatcatttttttaaaattgaaggcTCTTTTCAAAAGCtcttttttctacaaaattaagaaaatggtTACATAGAAATATCAacatattttgagaaaataaagtaatccaaatataaaattttcgcACTCACTACGTTCGCATAGGTTTTTTAAACGGtataagattttaaaaattaaaatctcaaattaaataaaaaaattaaaattaaaataataaaaaaaaataattaaaaaaaagctcgACTATTTCATTCAGAAAAACATTGTGTAAGATCACAAAAGTGGGCAGAAATGGCACGAGCTAGagatacattaaaaaaacggCTGAATCACAGGTGtctctaataaaatttgaatacaTATTTTTGGAAACAAGGTTACAacttttgtttcaaatttcaaaacgaaataaatatGCACAGCAACCTACGCTTAGGTCACGGCATTAAATAATCGTAACAAACTTCATccaaatttgttgtttttgctcaaattacGCATTTCAAATAGGAAGAAGTATTTTCAGTCATTCTGAAATATTTTCATGATGTTTCAAGTCGTTAAAAGTAACACTTTGAGAGGTGGTTTGATTTATAATGCCTTTGAACTTTCCGCCAATCTTTTTcttgtgtaataaaaattgttcaacTTCCACGTGTCACCGAATTAGAAATATGAGCGCCAATAAAACAGTCTAAATTTCCTAATACGATTCCAATCTGTGGCCGCCGGAGAAGAAAAATTAATCTCTGAAATATCATTGAACACAGCGTGATTAATTTCACACAAAAACATTAGCTAATAACACTGTTAgcatattaatttaataatcgcGCTCCATTAATATTCATTTCAAATTTGTAATGTGAGATTTCCAGGATAGGCTTGGACGACTTTTGAGATACAATCTGTCGGCACAGGCTTGCCTGATTCAGATaatctatttaatttttatgcaaatgtgCCCGCAAGACacttaaatcaaataaaatacacGATTTTAATTTGCGTCACTATTGTAACGTAGTTCTTGGAAATTCGATGCATAGTAAGTGACTTTCGTCAAATATTTGTATTCAAGTGTATGTTTTTTCCAGGATGTCATCTGCTTCCGGTGCTCAACAACTTAAGGTATGTGGATGTTTAACAGGCACAACGAACTCGAacgcatttttgaaaaacgtgttaatatttttaatatcaatttttagaaaatgcgCCGAGGCGGAGCCCGAGCTCGCCGTCCAGCTCGACGTGTTCGACGAGCAGCGCGACAGCGACGACTCCCAGAGCCTGCAGGGCCCCCACGGCGTGGACCTCAACTCGCCCTTGGACGTCTTCTACGCCATCCTCAAGCAAGTTGCGGAAACGCCGCAGGAAATCCCCTTCCTGAGCATCCTGCAGCACCTGCTGCGCATCGACGCCAAAGACGCCGTCAGCGACATCATCTGGGACACGGCCGAGCGTCTCGTGCACCGCGCCACCCTCCTGGAGAACCGCGAAGACGCCGCCCGCCTGCTGCGCGCCCCCAGCGCCCAATCAAAGTTCTTCTGCCACTGTCACCTCCGCTCCGAGTCTAGTCCCACCCGCCGCCCCTCCCTCAACACGCCCCAGAGCCCCACGCCCGCgctgccgccgccgccgcccccGCCCCCCAACATCCCCGCCGTCCCGCCCCCCGTCCCCGCGCCGCCCCTCAAGCCCGCCGCGCCGCTCCCGCCCCCCGAATGCGATTCTGTGATAGAGAAGTTACCCCAGCAGGAGATCCCGGCGCCGAAGATTAAAATGAAGACTTTCAATTGGAACAAAATACCGAATAATAAGGTGATTGGGAAGAATAATATTTGGACGCAAGTGGCGTACAGTCACCAGCATTCGCCGATGGCTGATTTGGATTGGCTGGAGATGGAGGGGCTGTTCTGCCAACAAGCGCCCCCAGCCAATGCGGCGGCGAGTTTCAGGCGCGAAAATACGAATTCAGAGACTTTGGATAGGAGGATACGCAAGGAAAATTGCGAGATTACGCTTCTGGACGGGAAAAGGAGTCTcaatgttaatatttttttaaaacagtttcGGAGCTCTAATGAGGACATCATACACTTGATCCGGGAAGGGGAACATGACGATATCGGGGCAGAAAAACTCAAAGGACTCCTTAAAATACTACCAGAAGTTGATGAACTAGACATGCTCAAGTCGTTTGATGGCGATTTCACTAAATTAGGAAACGccgaaaaatttttaatacaactGACCAACTTATCCAAGTTAGTCCAACCGCCAGTTTTTtcgtaattatttcattttttttcagttataaaCTACGAATAGAAAGCATGCTTCTGAAAGAAGAGTTTGCCTCAAATATGAGCTACTTGGAGCCTAGCATTAAATCAATGATTATGGCAGCTCAAGGTTGGTAACAATGATTTTGTCGCACTGACTGGCTTTTTGTCCAATTTTTAGACTTGATGACGAACAAACCGCTTCAAGAAGTCTTGTATATGATTTTGGTCGCTGGCAATTTCCTAAATGCGGTAcgatttttacgatttttttatctttattttttggcgttttttttaGGGTGGTTATGCCGGGAACGCGGCCGGTGTTAAATTGAGTTCGTTGCAAAAAATCACAGACATTAGAGCGAATAAACCAAATATGAATTTAATACATTTTGTGGCGTTGGTAAGTAGATCTCTATTTTAAGTCTTTTCTATTGACTATTTTTCCCAGCAAGCTGAGAAGAAAAACCCCAAACTGCTGACCTTCACCGACAACATAAGCGTGCTGGAGGACGCAGCCAAGTAAGCACTTTCCCCTACTATTCCacgttttaattgatttttaaggACGACAGTGGAGCAGCTCCAGAACGAGATCAACGTGCTCGACGTCcggataaaaaaaatcaagaaacaaATCGAACTGGCAACCACCGAGCCCGAAATCAAAGAGCAAATGACCGAATTTTTGCAAGTTGGTAACTCCAGGACCCATCGCCAACACCCAACTAATCCTTGCTTCCAGATGGCCGAACGTGAAGTCTCCAACTTGCAACAGAACATGGAGGAGTTGGAGAAGGTGCGTGTGCAACTGGCTGAATTTTTCTGCGAGGACACGAATTCGTTCAAACTTGAGGAGTGCTTCCGGATTTTCCACGGGTTTTACTGCAAGTTCAAGCAAGCAGTTGGCGATAACGAGCGCAGGAGGATCCAGGAGGAGCAGGCGAATGCGCGGCGCCGGCAACGCGAGGAGTTGCTCGCTTCCAAGAGGCGGCAAAGTAAGGGTTTCCACTTTTAGGCAATTTCTGGCAGTGTTGTTTCAGTGGAGAACTTGGGGGGAACCCCCGATTCGGACGTGCCGTTCATCGACTTGCAAATCTACGACAGCAGGCATGGTTTTCCGATGAAAAAGGTcagtttttaaagttttaggaaaatttttagtacaattgtaattcggaagtaaagttaccgttgggggcgccactgagctaggtcgaaaacagtaaccataaatggcgggaaaatttttgactgtttggttcactttctttattggaaaattattacaaagacattgaaaagcctaccttttggcataatttacgtttaagtgtattagcagttgttaatcttaattgtagttttgttgatttatcgaagtatttcatgattttatcagtggaaaaattctaacctaaaattcataaacttcactaatttattggttccttgagcccaactttatgttcgctgtgattcattacttatagtctttaattatacaactgtttgataacactttgtaatgaaaatttaaatctttttcactttttatccactttcaaattccaacaataaacactttataccccGAAAAACCACAGAACCAAAGtgaacgctagtatttaccaccacgtacttttaaagtgtcaataaatataaaaataaaaaatgtcaattacgaaaatttcgttactgttttcgacatagttcaaaagtcatcaccagagggcgtctagttaattttatttccgaataaagGGATGGAAAACCACCAACGGGACATCCGAAGACGAGCTTTCCTCAGTCACCGGCTCCCCCTCTCTCTCCCGGCGCCGGCTGGGCTCATTTAACGGCGACCCGGAGAAATCCCCCGACATCACCCCTAATGGGAGCCTGCGGCGGCGGCGAAGCCGAGTCTTGTCGGAGGAGGACGAAGGCAACTTGATGGACTTCCTCCGGGCTTCGGACAACAACCGCGAGCGCCGCTCTTGGGGGAGTCTGGACCGGTCATGGGCCCGCAAAGCTAGAGGTGGGAGCCAGCGAAAACGCCCGGCTTTATTAGGCGCTGACTTCACCTCGGACCGAGAACGCCCCTCCTCGCCCTCACCTCTGAGCGAGTCCAAACCGATCGTTTCAACCCCCGAAGAAGAAACCAACAAACCGAAAGAACTGAGACAAAAAATCGAATCCTGGCTGCAGGCCAGCGAAAGCGACCAAACCGAGGAAACCCGACGGCAGACTCGCCGCATCACGAACCGGCGCTCCTTCGAAATGGACTCGGAGAGTGAACGCAGCAGCACTCTGGACACGCTGCCCGAAGGCAAGCAAGTCTACAGCGGCAGCCAATCCACCTACCGCAAGGCCTACCCGGCCTGGGAGCCCTCGAAGACGATCGACAACACGGACGTGGTCAGCGCCATGGAAGCCGTCGAGGAAGTGCAGCCCCAAATCAAGGACAAGTCGGCGTGGCGCAAATCCACCCTGAACGTGGCCAACAGCACGGAAGAAACCAAAGACGATTCAATGCGTCTTAACCGCCTACCAGTGGTGGAGAACGACCGCAAAACCCTGATTAGCTCTCTCGGGGAGCGCTCCCCCACCGATAAACTCACTCTCTACATTATCAAGCCTCGCCCCCCAGCCTGGACGACCCACCCATCAGCAACAAGGTCGAAATCGACCAAGACAACATAGAAACGcccccagccacgcgcaaaATCTTCATCCCCACGCCCACCGAGAAGCGCGAGCCGACGCAGCCCAGCCCCTGTCGCCGCCTCATGGGCCGCCCACGCGACACGGACGAGCCCGAACCCAACCCGACGCTCGGCGACGGCCAATTCGACCGGTTTTCCGCCGCAAGGCGCACACGACGGTACAAACGCACCGACACCGACCCCGACGAACCCAAAGACGAGCCCGAGA
This window harbors:
- the LOC658801 gene encoding LOW QUALITY PROTEIN: inverted formin-2-like (The sequence of the model RefSeq protein was modified relative to this genomic sequence to represent the inferred CDS: deleted 2 bases in 1 codon); translated protein: MAAAGEFRARLTGGDRQKCSYYKQVFELLSALCVHNEEGHARALDTLEHYKKLKGERYRLNVIVQELSRATAVDYQTALVAFINCLIISTPRLTDRIRRRNEFIGCHLLPVLNNLRKCAEAEPELAVQLDVFDEQRDSDDSQSLQGPHGVDLNSPLDVFYAILKQVAETPQEIPFLSILQHLLRIDAKDAVSDIIWDTAERLVHRATLLENREDAARLLRAPSAQSKFFCHCHLRSESSPTRRPSLNTPQSPTPALPPPPPPPPNIPAVPPPVPAPPLKPAAPLPPPECDSVIEKLPQQEIPAPKIKMKTFNWNKIPNNKVIGKNNIWTQVAYSHQHSPMADLDWLEMEGLFCQQAPPANAAASFRRENTNSETLDRRIRKENCEITLLDGKRSLNVNIFLKQFRSSNEDIIHLIREGEHDDIGAEKLKGLLKILPEVDELDMLKSFDGDFTKLGNAEKFLIQLTNLSNYKLRIESMLLKEEFASNMSYLEPSIKSMIMAAQDLMTNKPLQEVLYMILVAGNFLNAGGYAGNAAGVKLSSLQKITDIRANKPNMNLIHFVALQAEKKNPKLLTFTDNISVLEDAAKTTVEQLQNEINVLDVRIKKIKKQIELATTEPEIKEQMTEFLQMAEREVSNLQQNMEELEKVRVQLAEFFCEDTNSFKLEECFRIFHGFYCKFKQAVGDNERRRIQEEQANARRRQREELLASKRRQMENLGGTPDSDVPFIDLQIYDSRHGFPMKKGWKTTNGTSEDELSSVTGSPSLSRRRLGSFNGDPEKSPDITPNGSLRRRRSRVLSEEDEGNLMDFLRASDNNRERRSWGSLDRSWARKARGGSQRKRPALLGADFTSDRERPSSPSPLSESKPIVSTPEEETNKPKELRQKIESWLQASESDQTEETRRQTRRITNRRSFEMDSESERSSTLDTLPEGKQVYSGSQSTYRKAYPAWEPSKTIDNTDVVSAMEAVEEVQPQIKDKSAWRKSTLNVANSTEETKDDSMRLNRLPVVENDRKTLISSLGERSPTDKLTLYIQASPPSLDDPPISNKVEIDQDNIETPPATRKIFIPTPTEKREPTQPSPCRRLMGRPRDTDEPEPNPTLGDGQFDRFSAARRTRRYKRTDTDPDEPKDEPETRLKAWQDKLQNPGRRHRHQTGINQDDVKLALTKTDKKNEDEGFEESQSLMSESPSQGASSGGNYEPEDSALVVYAKPMKSEPPVEKPAKGRGLERGLRKTDISTNVQRSSSRNSIVSSKSSLNSSASACTVKKMPVKAGVGKAPPPKPVKRTPSTGGTAGTRPPRPLAMSFMKPTTSSATKVHTVPKNGAFRTK